Proteins from one Strix aluco isolate bStrAlu1 chromosome 10, bStrAlu1.hap1, whole genome shotgun sequence genomic window:
- the TYW2 gene encoding tRNA wybutosine-synthesizing protein 2 homolog isoform X3 produces MVVPGTPTGPGSLLSLVSRSPRARLPAGDVPPSWGLAGWRPRTSPFLSLRWPRSCGSPSASGSIWKKSSSWMGATGCRRCRGVAWPCPCWRRSCPSCGCPGRCPVGWSGSRAARRQTPAQKLRDQLQRLLGQSWSEELERDVPRAWQRHGDLVLLSEDSFRAAPWEKLGTALWETVASALGAQRVARRGRVLPDGIRSPSVTLLLGQDGWVEHVDNGIRYTFDVTKCMFSPGNITEKLRVASLPCSGEVLVDLYAGIGYFTLPYLVHAAAAFAHACEWNGHAVEALRRNLALNGVRDRCRVHHGDSRQLELRDVADRVNLGLIPSSEEGWPVACRVLKKDTGGVLHIHHNVESLPAPAPPQLQAERGPPEAQHPTEDCGKGTPGVRIRPEWQRWAEAVAARIQGLLAELHGQLWHTSILHIQAVKSYAPHVHHLVLDLECRPTPPA; encoded by the exons ATGGTGGTGCCAGGGACCCCCACAGGCCCCGGGTCCCTGCTGTCCCTTGTGAGCCGGAGCCCCCGTGCCCGCCTGCCAGCAGGTGACGTTCCTCCGTCCTGGGGCTTGGCAGGATGGAGGCCAAGGACGTCCCCATTCTTGTCCCTGCGCTGGCCACGGAGCTGCGGTTCGCCCAGCGCCTCAG GAAGCATTTGGAAGAAGAGCAGCTCCTGGATGGGCGCTACCGGCTGCAGGAGGTGCCGGGGGGTCGCATGGCCCTGCCCGTGCTGGAGGAGAAGCTGTCCCAGCTGCGGCTGCCCCGGGAGGTGCCCTGTGGGCTGGTCCGGATCCAG GGCAGCCCGCCGGCAGACACCCGCCCAGAAGCTGCGGGACCAGCTGCAGCGGCTGCTGGGCCAGAGCTGGTCGGAGGAGCTGGAGCGTGACGTGCCCCGCGCCTGGCAGCGGCACGGGGACCTGGTCCTGCTGAGCGAGGACAGCTTCAGGGCTGCGCCGTGGGAGAAGCTGG GTACAGCACTCTGGGAGACGGTCGCCTCAGCTCTGGGTGCCCAGCGGGTGGCCAGACGAGGACGGGTGTTGCCAGATGGGATACGGTCCCCCAGTGTCACCCTGCTGCTGGGCCAGGACGGCTGGGTGGAGCATGTGGACAACGGGATCAG GTACACGTTCGACGTGACCAAGTGCATGTTCTCACCGGGCAACATCACGGAGAAGCTGCGAGTGGCCTCACTGCCCTGCTCCGGGGAGGTCCTGGTGGATCTCTACGCAG gcATCGGCTATTTCACGCTGCCGTACCTGGTTCACGCGGCGGCCGCCTTCGCCCACGCCTGCGAGTGGAACGGCCACGCCGTGGAGGCCCTGCGGAGGAACCTGGCGCTGAACGGCGTGCGGGACCGCTGCCGCGTCCACCACGGGGACAGCCGGCAG CTGGAGCTGCGGGACGTAGCGGACCGGGTGAACCTGGGGCTGATTCCCAGCTCGGAGGAAGGCTGGCCGGTGGCCTGCCGCGTCCTGAAGAAGGACACGGGGGGGGTTCTCCACATCCACCATAACGTGGAGAGTCtccccgcgccggccccgccgcagctGCAGGCTGAGCGGGGGCCTCCAGAGGCACAGCACCCAACAGAGGACTGTGGGAAGGGGACGCCGGGGGTCAGGATCAGACCCGAGTGGCAGAGGTGGGCTGAAGCTGTGGCGGCACGGATCCAggggctgctggcagagctgcacgGGCAGCTGTGGCACACCAGCATCCTGCACATCCAGGCAGTGAAGTCCTATGCGCCCCACGTGCATCACCTTGTGCTGGACCTCGAGTGCCGGCCGACGCCGCCCGCCTAA
- the CSTF2 gene encoding cleavage stimulation factor subunit 2 isoform X3, whose translation MAGLSVRDPAVDRSLRSVFVGNIPYEATEEQLKDIFSEVGPVVSFRLVYDRETGKPKGYGFCEYQDQETALSAMRNLNGREFSGRALRVDNAASEKNKEELKSLGTGAPIIESPYGDPVNPEDAPESISRAVASLPPEQMFELMKQMKLCVQNSPQEARNMLLQNPQLAYALLQAQVVMRIVDPEIALKILHRQTSVPPLIPGNQQPVPGPGPGPGPGPGPGPNAQLNPQNTPSSQPQPIGGMHVNGAPPLMQPPMQGGVPAPGQMAAPVQGPGPGPMAPGGGMQPQVGMPGGGPVPLERGQVGRDPRGLEPRGLEPRGLEPRVMEARALEARGLEPRVLESRVLEARAMEARVMEPRGLEPRGPGPNPRGPMPGGIQGPGPLNMGASGPQGPRQVPNMAGAGMQGGGIPGAGVQGAGQPGGFSPGQSQVTPQDHEKAALIMQVLQLTADQIAMLPPEQRQSILILKEQIQKSTGAP comes from the exons ATGGCGGGGCTGTCCGTGCGGGACCCCGCCGTGGACCGCTCCTTGCGCTCCGTCTTCG TGGGGAACATCCCGTACGAAGCCacagaggagcagctgaaggacaTCTTCTCAGAGGTTGGGCCTGTGGTCAGCTTTAG GCTGGTGTATGACAGGGAGACGGGAAAACCGAAGGGCTATGGCTTCTGCGAGTACCAAGACCAGGAGACGGCCCTCAGTGCCATGCGGAACCTGAACGGGCGAGAGTTCAGCGGGAGGGCCCTGCGCGTCGACAACGCGGCCAGCGAGAAGAACAAGGAGGAGCTGAAGA GCTTGGGCACGGGTGCACCCATCATAGAGTCACCTTATGGGGACCCTGTCAATCCTGAAGATGCCCCCGAGTCCATCAGCCGGGCAGTAGCCAGCCTGCCGCCCGAGCAGATGTTTGAGCTGATGAAGCAGATGAAG TTGTGTGTCCAGAACAGCCCCCAGGAAGCCAGGAACATGCTGCTCCAGAACCCCCAGCTGGCTTACGCTCTGCTGCAGGCCCAGGTGGTCATGAGGATCGTCGACCCGGAGATCGCACTG AAAATCCTGCATCGCCAGACCAGTGTTCCTCCTCTGATCCCAGGCAACCAGCAGCCAGTGCCAGGGCCGGGGCCTGGACCGGGACCAGGGCCTGGGCCAGGGCCAAATGCCCAGCTGAACCCGCAGAATACCCCCTCGTCCCAGCCGCAGCCCATA GGTGGGATGCACGTAAACGGTGCTCCTCCTCTGATGCAGCCGCCCATGCAGGGAGGAGTGCCGGCCCCAGGACAGATGGCAGCTCCCGTGCAGGGCCCAGGCCCCGGCCCCATGGCTCCAGGAG GTGGGATGCAGCCGCAGGTTGGGATGCCGGGTGGAGGGCCTGTCCCCTTGGAGCGCGGACAAG TCGGAAGAGATCCCCGAGGGCTGGAGCCACGAGGATTGGAGCCGCGAGGGCTGGAGCCCCGGGTGATGGAGGCGCGAGCCCTGGAGGCGCGAGGCCTGGAGCCACGGGTCCTGGAGTCGCGAGTGCTGGAAGCCAGGGCCATGGAGGCCAGAGTCATGGAGCCCCGGGGCCTGGAGCCTCGAGGGCCTGGTCCCAACCCACGTGGCCCCATGCCTGGTGGGATACAGGGCCCTGGGCCACTTAACATGGGAGCAAGTGGCCCGCAGGGACCCCGCCAG GTTCCTAACATGGCAGGGGCAGGCATGCAGGGAGGAGGCATTCCTGGGGCAGGGGTCCAAGGAGCTGGTCAGCCCGGAGGCTTTAGCCCTGGACAGAGCCAGGTCACCCCCCAGGATCATGAGAAG gCCGCCCTGATCATGCAGGTTCTGCAGCTGACGGCGGACCAGATCGCCATGCTGCCCCCGGAGCAACGGCAGAGCATCCTTATTCTAAAGGAGCAAATCCAGAAATCCACAGGGGCACCCTGA
- the TYW2 gene encoding tRNA wybutosine-synthesizing protein 2 homolog isoform X1 — protein MVVPGTPTGPGSLLSLVSRSPRARLPAGDVPPSWGLAGWRPRTSPFLSLRWPRSCGSPSASGSIWKKSSSWMGATGCRRCRGVAWPCPCWRRSCPSCGCPGRCPVGWSGSRAARRQTPAQKLRDQLQRLLGQSWSEELERDVPRAWQRHGDLVLLSEDSFRAAPWEKLGTALWETVASALGAQRVARRGRVLPDGIRSPSVTLLLGQDGWVEHVDNGIRYTFDVTKCMFSPGNITEKLRVASLPCSGEVLVDLYAASGLVPTQSQTDSESWGGSPHPALPPGRTVNPRQCLDPALSRCLLLPPGIGYFTLPYLVHAAAAFAHACEWNGHAVEALRRNLALNGVRDRCRVHHGDSRQLELRDVADRVNLGLIPSSEEGWPVACRVLKKDTGGVLHIHHNVESLPAPAPPQLQAERGPPEAQHPTEDCGKGTPGVRIRPEWQRWAEAVAARIQGLLAELHGQLWHTSILHIQAVKSYAPHVHHLVLDLECRPTPPA, from the exons ATGGTGGTGCCAGGGACCCCCACAGGCCCCGGGTCCCTGCTGTCCCTTGTGAGCCGGAGCCCCCGTGCCCGCCTGCCAGCAGGTGACGTTCCTCCGTCCTGGGGCTTGGCAGGATGGAGGCCAAGGACGTCCCCATTCTTGTCCCTGCGCTGGCCACGGAGCTGCGGTTCGCCCAGCGCCTCAG GAAGCATTTGGAAGAAGAGCAGCTCCTGGATGGGCGCTACCGGCTGCAGGAGGTGCCGGGGGGTCGCATGGCCCTGCCCGTGCTGGAGGAGAAGCTGTCCCAGCTGCGGCTGCCCCGGGAGGTGCCCTGTGGGCTGGTCCGGATCCAG GGCAGCCCGCCGGCAGACACCCGCCCAGAAGCTGCGGGACCAGCTGCAGCGGCTGCTGGGCCAGAGCTGGTCGGAGGAGCTGGAGCGTGACGTGCCCCGCGCCTGGCAGCGGCACGGGGACCTGGTCCTGCTGAGCGAGGACAGCTTCAGGGCTGCGCCGTGGGAGAAGCTGG GTACAGCACTCTGGGAGACGGTCGCCTCAGCTCTGGGTGCCCAGCGGGTGGCCAGACGAGGACGGGTGTTGCCAGATGGGATACGGTCCCCCAGTGTCACCCTGCTGCTGGGCCAGGACGGCTGGGTGGAGCATGTGGACAACGGGATCAG GTACACGTTCGACGTGACCAAGTGCATGTTCTCACCGGGCAACATCACGGAGAAGCTGCGAGTGGCCTCACTGCCCTGCTCCGGGGAGGTCCTGGTGGATCTCTACGCAG CATCTGGGCTTGTTCCCACCCAGAGCCAAACAGATTCAGAGAGCTGGGGTGGCAGTCCGCATCCTGCCCTGCCTCCGGGGAGGACTGTGAACCCCCGGCAGTGCCTGGACCCTGCCCTcagccgctgcctcctcctgcccccaggcATCGGCTATTTCACGCTGCCGTACCTGGTTCACGCGGCGGCCGCCTTCGCCCACGCCTGCGAGTGGAACGGCCACGCCGTGGAGGCCCTGCGGAGGAACCTGGCGCTGAACGGCGTGCGGGACCGCTGCCGCGTCCACCACGGGGACAGCCGGCAG CTGGAGCTGCGGGACGTAGCGGACCGGGTGAACCTGGGGCTGATTCCCAGCTCGGAGGAAGGCTGGCCGGTGGCCTGCCGCGTCCTGAAGAAGGACACGGGGGGGGTTCTCCACATCCACCATAACGTGGAGAGTCtccccgcgccggccccgccgcagctGCAGGCTGAGCGGGGGCCTCCAGAGGCACAGCACCCAACAGAGGACTGTGGGAAGGGGACGCCGGGGGTCAGGATCAGACCCGAGTGGCAGAGGTGGGCTGAAGCTGTGGCGGCACGGATCCAggggctgctggcagagctgcacgGGCAGCTGTGGCACACCAGCATCCTGCACATCCAGGCAGTGAAGTCCTATGCGCCCCACGTGCATCACCTTGTGCTGGACCTCGAGTGCCGGCCGACGCCGCCCGCCTAA
- the TYW2 gene encoding tRNA wybutosine-synthesizing protein 2 homolog isoform X4 has translation MEAKDVPILVPALATELRFAQRLRKHLEEEQLLDGRYRLQEVPGGRMALPVLEEKLSQLRLPREVPCGLVRIQDPVPSRAARRQTPAQKLRDQLQRLLGQSWSEELERDVPRAWQRHGDLVLLSEDSFRAAPWEKLGTALWETVASALGAQRVARRGRVLPDGIRSPSVTLLLGQDGWVEHVDNGIRYTFDVTKCMFSPGNITEKLRVASLPCSGEVLVDLYAGIGYFTLPYLVHAAAAFAHACEWNGHAVEALRRNLALNGVRDRCRVHHGDSRQLELRDVADRVNLGLIPSSEEGWPVACRVLKKDTGGVLHIHHNVESLPAPAPPQLQAERGPPEAQHPTEDCGKGTPGVRIRPEWQRWAEAVAARIQGLLAELHGQLWHTSILHIQAVKSYAPHVHHLVLDLECRPTPPA, from the exons ATGGAGGCCAAGGACGTCCCCATTCTTGTCCCTGCGCTGGCCACGGAGCTGCGGTTCGCCCAGCGCCTCAG GAAGCATTTGGAAGAAGAGCAGCTCCTGGATGGGCGCTACCGGCTGCAGGAGGTGCCGGGGGGTCGCATGGCCCTGCCCGTGCTGGAGGAGAAGCTGTCCCAGCTGCGGCTGCCCCGGGAGGTGCCCTGTGGGCTGGTCCGGATCCAG GACCCTGTCCCCTCCAGGGCAGCCCGCCGGCAGACACCCGCCCAGAAGCTGCGGGACCAGCTGCAGCGGCTGCTGGGCCAGAGCTGGTCGGAGGAGCTGGAGCGTGACGTGCCCCGCGCCTGGCAGCGGCACGGGGACCTGGTCCTGCTGAGCGAGGACAGCTTCAGGGCTGCGCCGTGGGAGAAGCTGG GTACAGCACTCTGGGAGACGGTCGCCTCAGCTCTGGGTGCCCAGCGGGTGGCCAGACGAGGACGGGTGTTGCCAGATGGGATACGGTCCCCCAGTGTCACCCTGCTGCTGGGCCAGGACGGCTGGGTGGAGCATGTGGACAACGGGATCAG GTACACGTTCGACGTGACCAAGTGCATGTTCTCACCGGGCAACATCACGGAGAAGCTGCGAGTGGCCTCACTGCCCTGCTCCGGGGAGGTCCTGGTGGATCTCTACGCAG gcATCGGCTATTTCACGCTGCCGTACCTGGTTCACGCGGCGGCCGCCTTCGCCCACGCCTGCGAGTGGAACGGCCACGCCGTGGAGGCCCTGCGGAGGAACCTGGCGCTGAACGGCGTGCGGGACCGCTGCCGCGTCCACCACGGGGACAGCCGGCAG CTGGAGCTGCGGGACGTAGCGGACCGGGTGAACCTGGGGCTGATTCCCAGCTCGGAGGAAGGCTGGCCGGTGGCCTGCCGCGTCCTGAAGAAGGACACGGGGGGGGTTCTCCACATCCACCATAACGTGGAGAGTCtccccgcgccggccccgccgcagctGCAGGCTGAGCGGGGGCCTCCAGAGGCACAGCACCCAACAGAGGACTGTGGGAAGGGGACGCCGGGGGTCAGGATCAGACCCGAGTGGCAGAGGTGGGCTGAAGCTGTGGCGGCACGGATCCAggggctgctggcagagctgcacgGGCAGCTGTGGCACACCAGCATCCTGCACATCCAGGCAGTGAAGTCCTATGCGCCCCACGTGCATCACCTTGTGCTGGACCTCGAGTGCCGGCCGACGCCGCCCGCCTAA
- the CSTF2 gene encoding cleavage stimulation factor subunit 2 isoform X1: protein MAGLSVRDPAVDRSLRSVFVGNIPYEATEEQLKDIFSEVGPVVSFRLVYDRETGKPKGYGFCEYQDQETALSAMRNLNGREFSGRALRVDNAASEKNKEELKSLGTGAPIIESPYGDPVNPEDAPESISRAVASLPPEQMFELMKQMKLCVQNSPQEARNMLLQNPQLAYALLQAQVVMRIVDPEIALKILHRQTSVPPLIPGNQQPVPGPGPGPGPGPGPGPNAQLNPQNTPSSQPQPIGGMHVNGAPPLMQPPMQGGVPAPGQMAAPVQGPGPGPMAPGGGMQPQVGMPGGGPVPLERGQGNLQLSPVGPARPASIERVQVPMPDPRAPMQRGPLPASGPPPRGLLGDAPNDPRGGTLLSVTGEVEPRGYLGPPHQGAPMHHMPGHDSRGPPHEMRGGPMGEPRPLMGEPRGPLMDARVGRDPRGLEPRGLEPRGLEPRVMEARALEARGLEPRVLESRVLEARAMEARVMEPRGLEPRGPGPNPRGPMPGGIQGPGPLNMGASGPQGPRQVPNMAGAGMQGGGIPGAGVQGAGQPGGFSPGQSQVTPQDHEKAALIMQVLQLTADQIAMLPPEQRQSILILKEQIQKSTGAP, encoded by the exons ATGGCGGGGCTGTCCGTGCGGGACCCCGCCGTGGACCGCTCCTTGCGCTCCGTCTTCG TGGGGAACATCCCGTACGAAGCCacagaggagcagctgaaggacaTCTTCTCAGAGGTTGGGCCTGTGGTCAGCTTTAG GCTGGTGTATGACAGGGAGACGGGAAAACCGAAGGGCTATGGCTTCTGCGAGTACCAAGACCAGGAGACGGCCCTCAGTGCCATGCGGAACCTGAACGGGCGAGAGTTCAGCGGGAGGGCCCTGCGCGTCGACAACGCGGCCAGCGAGAAGAACAAGGAGGAGCTGAAGA GCTTGGGCACGGGTGCACCCATCATAGAGTCACCTTATGGGGACCCTGTCAATCCTGAAGATGCCCCCGAGTCCATCAGCCGGGCAGTAGCCAGCCTGCCGCCCGAGCAGATGTTTGAGCTGATGAAGCAGATGAAG TTGTGTGTCCAGAACAGCCCCCAGGAAGCCAGGAACATGCTGCTCCAGAACCCCCAGCTGGCTTACGCTCTGCTGCAGGCCCAGGTGGTCATGAGGATCGTCGACCCGGAGATCGCACTG AAAATCCTGCATCGCCAGACCAGTGTTCCTCCTCTGATCCCAGGCAACCAGCAGCCAGTGCCAGGGCCGGGGCCTGGACCGGGACCAGGGCCTGGGCCAGGGCCAAATGCCCAGCTGAACCCGCAGAATACCCCCTCGTCCCAGCCGCAGCCCATA GGTGGGATGCACGTAAACGGTGCTCCTCCTCTGATGCAGCCGCCCATGCAGGGAGGAGTGCCGGCCCCAGGACAGATGGCAGCTCCCGTGCAGGGCCCAGGCCCCGGCCCCATGGCTCCAGGAG GTGGGATGCAGCCGCAGGTTGGGATGCCGGGTGGAGGGCCTGTCCCCTTGGAGCGCGGACAAG GGAACCTGCAGCTCTCGCCCGTGGGACCTGCCAGGCCTGCGTCTATCGAACGCGTTCAAG TGCCCATGCCAGACCCGAGGGCCCCTATGCAGCGTGGACCTCTACCTGCTAGTGGCCCGCCGCCCCGAGGCCTTTTGGGAGATGCCCCGAATGACCCTCGCGGAGGGACCCTGCTCTCAGTCACTGGAGAAGTGGAGCCcag AGGTTACCTTGGGCCGCCCCACCAGGGAGCCCCTATGCACCATATGCCTGGTCATGACAGCCGTGGCCCCCCCCATGAGATGAGGGGGGGACCCATGGGAGAACCCCGACCACTGATGGGAGAGCCGCGGGGGCCCTTGATGGATGCTCGAG TCGGAAGAGATCCCCGAGGGCTGGAGCCACGAGGATTGGAGCCGCGAGGGCTGGAGCCCCGGGTGATGGAGGCGCGAGCCCTGGAGGCGCGAGGCCTGGAGCCACGGGTCCTGGAGTCGCGAGTGCTGGAAGCCAGGGCCATGGAGGCCAGAGTCATGGAGCCCCGGGGCCTGGAGCCTCGAGGGCCTGGTCCCAACCCACGTGGCCCCATGCCTGGTGGGATACAGGGCCCTGGGCCACTTAACATGGGAGCAAGTGGCCCGCAGGGACCCCGCCAG GTTCCTAACATGGCAGGGGCAGGCATGCAGGGAGGAGGCATTCCTGGGGCAGGGGTCCAAGGAGCTGGTCAGCCCGGAGGCTTTAGCCCTGGACAGAGCCAGGTCACCCCCCAGGATCATGAGAAG gCCGCCCTGATCATGCAGGTTCTGCAGCTGACGGCGGACCAGATCGCCATGCTGCCCCCGGAGCAACGGCAGAGCATCCTTATTCTAAAGGAGCAAATCCAGAAATCCACAGGGGCACCCTGA
- the TYW2 gene encoding tRNA wybutosine-synthesizing protein 2 homolog isoform X2: protein MEAKDVPILVPALATELRFAQRLRKHLEEEQLLDGRYRLQEVPGGRMALPVLEEKLSQLRLPREVPCGLVRIQDPVPSRAARRQTPAQKLRDQLQRLLGQSWSEELERDVPRAWQRHGDLVLLSEDSFRAAPWEKLGTALWETVASALGAQRVARRGRVLPDGIRSPSVTLLLGQDGWVEHVDNGIRYTFDVTKCMFSPGNITEKLRVASLPCSGEVLVDLYAASGLVPTQSQTDSESWGGSPHPALPPGRTVNPRQCLDPALSRCLLLPPGIGYFTLPYLVHAAAAFAHACEWNGHAVEALRRNLALNGVRDRCRVHHGDSRQLELRDVADRVNLGLIPSSEEGWPVACRVLKKDTGGVLHIHHNVESLPAPAPPQLQAERGPPEAQHPTEDCGKGTPGVRIRPEWQRWAEAVAARIQGLLAELHGQLWHTSILHIQAVKSYAPHVHHLVLDLECRPTPPA, encoded by the exons ATGGAGGCCAAGGACGTCCCCATTCTTGTCCCTGCGCTGGCCACGGAGCTGCGGTTCGCCCAGCGCCTCAG GAAGCATTTGGAAGAAGAGCAGCTCCTGGATGGGCGCTACCGGCTGCAGGAGGTGCCGGGGGGTCGCATGGCCCTGCCCGTGCTGGAGGAGAAGCTGTCCCAGCTGCGGCTGCCCCGGGAGGTGCCCTGTGGGCTGGTCCGGATCCAG GACCCTGTCCCCTCCAGGGCAGCCCGCCGGCAGACACCCGCCCAGAAGCTGCGGGACCAGCTGCAGCGGCTGCTGGGCCAGAGCTGGTCGGAGGAGCTGGAGCGTGACGTGCCCCGCGCCTGGCAGCGGCACGGGGACCTGGTCCTGCTGAGCGAGGACAGCTTCAGGGCTGCGCCGTGGGAGAAGCTGG GTACAGCACTCTGGGAGACGGTCGCCTCAGCTCTGGGTGCCCAGCGGGTGGCCAGACGAGGACGGGTGTTGCCAGATGGGATACGGTCCCCCAGTGTCACCCTGCTGCTGGGCCAGGACGGCTGGGTGGAGCATGTGGACAACGGGATCAG GTACACGTTCGACGTGACCAAGTGCATGTTCTCACCGGGCAACATCACGGAGAAGCTGCGAGTGGCCTCACTGCCCTGCTCCGGGGAGGTCCTGGTGGATCTCTACGCAG CATCTGGGCTTGTTCCCACCCAGAGCCAAACAGATTCAGAGAGCTGGGGTGGCAGTCCGCATCCTGCCCTGCCTCCGGGGAGGACTGTGAACCCCCGGCAGTGCCTGGACCCTGCCCTcagccgctgcctcctcctgcccccaggcATCGGCTATTTCACGCTGCCGTACCTGGTTCACGCGGCGGCCGCCTTCGCCCACGCCTGCGAGTGGAACGGCCACGCCGTGGAGGCCCTGCGGAGGAACCTGGCGCTGAACGGCGTGCGGGACCGCTGCCGCGTCCACCACGGGGACAGCCGGCAG CTGGAGCTGCGGGACGTAGCGGACCGGGTGAACCTGGGGCTGATTCCCAGCTCGGAGGAAGGCTGGCCGGTGGCCTGCCGCGTCCTGAAGAAGGACACGGGGGGGGTTCTCCACATCCACCATAACGTGGAGAGTCtccccgcgccggccccgccgcagctGCAGGCTGAGCGGGGGCCTCCAGAGGCACAGCACCCAACAGAGGACTGTGGGAAGGGGACGCCGGGGGTCAGGATCAGACCCGAGTGGCAGAGGTGGGCTGAAGCTGTGGCGGCACGGATCCAggggctgctggcagagctgcacgGGCAGCTGTGGCACACCAGCATCCTGCACATCCAGGCAGTGAAGTCCTATGCGCCCCACGTGCATCACCTTGTGCTGGACCTCGAGTGCCGGCCGACGCCGCCCGCCTAA
- the CSTF2 gene encoding cleavage stimulation factor subunit 2 isoform X2 produces the protein MAGLSVRDPAVDRSLRSVFVGNIPYEATEEQLKDIFSEVGPVVSFRLVYDRETGKPKGYGFCEYQDQETALSAMRNLNGREFSGRALRVDNAASEKNKEELKSLGTGAPIIESPYGDPVNPEDAPESISRAVASLPPEQMFELMKQMKLCVQNSPQEARNMLLQNPQLAYALLQAQVVMRIVDPEIALKILHRQTSVPPLIPGNQQPVPGPGPGPGPGPGPGPNAQLNPQNTPSSQPQPIGGMHVNGAPPLMQPPMQGGVPAPGQMAAPVQGPGPGPMAPGGGMQPQVGMPGGGPVPLERGQVPMPDPRAPMQRGPLPASGPPPRGLLGDAPNDPRGGTLLSVTGEVEPRGYLGPPHQGAPMHHMPGHDSRGPPHEMRGGPMGEPRPLMGEPRGPLMDARVGRDPRGLEPRGLEPRGLEPRVMEARALEARGLEPRVLESRVLEARAMEARVMEPRGLEPRGPGPNPRGPMPGGIQGPGPLNMGASGPQGPRQVPNMAGAGMQGGGIPGAGVQGAGQPGGFSPGQSQVTPQDHEKAALIMQVLQLTADQIAMLPPEQRQSILILKEQIQKSTGAP, from the exons ATGGCGGGGCTGTCCGTGCGGGACCCCGCCGTGGACCGCTCCTTGCGCTCCGTCTTCG TGGGGAACATCCCGTACGAAGCCacagaggagcagctgaaggacaTCTTCTCAGAGGTTGGGCCTGTGGTCAGCTTTAG GCTGGTGTATGACAGGGAGACGGGAAAACCGAAGGGCTATGGCTTCTGCGAGTACCAAGACCAGGAGACGGCCCTCAGTGCCATGCGGAACCTGAACGGGCGAGAGTTCAGCGGGAGGGCCCTGCGCGTCGACAACGCGGCCAGCGAGAAGAACAAGGAGGAGCTGAAGA GCTTGGGCACGGGTGCACCCATCATAGAGTCACCTTATGGGGACCCTGTCAATCCTGAAGATGCCCCCGAGTCCATCAGCCGGGCAGTAGCCAGCCTGCCGCCCGAGCAGATGTTTGAGCTGATGAAGCAGATGAAG TTGTGTGTCCAGAACAGCCCCCAGGAAGCCAGGAACATGCTGCTCCAGAACCCCCAGCTGGCTTACGCTCTGCTGCAGGCCCAGGTGGTCATGAGGATCGTCGACCCGGAGATCGCACTG AAAATCCTGCATCGCCAGACCAGTGTTCCTCCTCTGATCCCAGGCAACCAGCAGCCAGTGCCAGGGCCGGGGCCTGGACCGGGACCAGGGCCTGGGCCAGGGCCAAATGCCCAGCTGAACCCGCAGAATACCCCCTCGTCCCAGCCGCAGCCCATA GGTGGGATGCACGTAAACGGTGCTCCTCCTCTGATGCAGCCGCCCATGCAGGGAGGAGTGCCGGCCCCAGGACAGATGGCAGCTCCCGTGCAGGGCCCAGGCCCCGGCCCCATGGCTCCAGGAG GTGGGATGCAGCCGCAGGTTGGGATGCCGGGTGGAGGGCCTGTCCCCTTGGAGCGCGGACAAG TGCCCATGCCAGACCCGAGGGCCCCTATGCAGCGTGGACCTCTACCTGCTAGTGGCCCGCCGCCCCGAGGCCTTTTGGGAGATGCCCCGAATGACCCTCGCGGAGGGACCCTGCTCTCAGTCACTGGAGAAGTGGAGCCcag AGGTTACCTTGGGCCGCCCCACCAGGGAGCCCCTATGCACCATATGCCTGGTCATGACAGCCGTGGCCCCCCCCATGAGATGAGGGGGGGACCCATGGGAGAACCCCGACCACTGATGGGAGAGCCGCGGGGGCCCTTGATGGATGCTCGAG TCGGAAGAGATCCCCGAGGGCTGGAGCCACGAGGATTGGAGCCGCGAGGGCTGGAGCCCCGGGTGATGGAGGCGCGAGCCCTGGAGGCGCGAGGCCTGGAGCCACGGGTCCTGGAGTCGCGAGTGCTGGAAGCCAGGGCCATGGAGGCCAGAGTCATGGAGCCCCGGGGCCTGGAGCCTCGAGGGCCTGGTCCCAACCCACGTGGCCCCATGCCTGGTGGGATACAGGGCCCTGGGCCACTTAACATGGGAGCAAGTGGCCCGCAGGGACCCCGCCAG GTTCCTAACATGGCAGGGGCAGGCATGCAGGGAGGAGGCATTCCTGGGGCAGGGGTCCAAGGAGCTGGTCAGCCCGGAGGCTTTAGCCCTGGACAGAGCCAGGTCACCCCCCAGGATCATGAGAAG gCCGCCCTGATCATGCAGGTTCTGCAGCTGACGGCGGACCAGATCGCCATGCTGCCCCCGGAGCAACGGCAGAGCATCCTTATTCTAAAGGAGCAAATCCAGAAATCCACAGGGGCACCCTGA